The following proteins come from a genomic window of Tenebrio molitor chromosome 9, icTenMoli1.1, whole genome shotgun sequence:
- the LOC138138384 gene encoding uncharacterized protein isoform X2: protein MTGDVHLFPLFEVCHHIELLTIITMKRSLPSEFDPVGARETVKTNVNHLINSMTPYLNGNMGTVGEGTSKSLNTKMNEIKDEGLDQKRSNFFGKSLVERTYFFTGSPDRLIKWNRIFKHRCFFEVIVSSREGPVNLQVIILLKEKKGPILQVIHYLNHDVIDEDFTVGQTLRCVGYMSGPNTMTAISIRAATAEEVGTLKRYCYIGDFTISGLINAEETMTQT, encoded by the exons ATGACAGGTGATGTTCATTTGTTTCCTTTGTTCGAAGTGTGCCACCATATTGAATTGTTGAcaataattacaatgaaaAGAAG TTTGCCGTCAGAATTTGATCCTGTGGGAGCGAGAGAAACAGTTAAAACTAATGTGAATCATTTGATTAATAGc ATGACGCCTTATTTAAACGGAAACATGGGTACTGTGGGAGAAGGGACAAGCAAGTCTTTGAATACGAAAATGAATGAG ATCAAAGACGAAGGGCTGGACCAAAAACGCTCGAATTTCTTCGGG AAATCTCTGGTGGAGAGAACATATTTTTTCACCGGAAGTCCAGACCGACTCATAAAATGGAACAGGATTTTCAAGCATCGCTGCTTTTTTGAAGTAATCg TTTCGTCGAGAGAGGGCCCCGTCAATCTCCAAGTAATAATTTTGCTGAAAGAGAAGAAGGGGCCCATACTGCAAGTCATTCATTATTTAAATCACGACGTGATAGACGAAGATTTCACTGTGGGGCAGACGTTGAG GTGTGTGGGATACATGTCTGGTCCAAACACTATGACAGCAATCAGCATTCGAGCAGCAACTGCAGAAGAAGTGGGGACGTTGAAGCGGTACTGCTACATCGGGGATTTTACAATTTCAGGTCTGATTAATGCCGAAGAGACAATGAcacaaacttaa
- the LOC138138384 gene encoding uncharacterized protein isoform X1, with amino-acid sequence MTGDVHLFPLFEVCHHIELLTIITMKRSLPSEFDPVGARETVKTNVNHLINSMTPYLNGNMGTVGEGTSKSLNTKMNEIKDEGLDQKRSNFFGKSLVERTYFFTGSPDRLIKWNRIFKHRCFFEVIAPLVSSREGPVNLQVIILLKEKKGPILQVIHYLNHDVIDEDFTVGQTLRCVGYMSGPNTMTAISIRAATAEEVGTLKRYCYIGDFTISGLINAEETMTQT; translated from the exons ATGACAGGTGATGTTCATTTGTTTCCTTTGTTCGAAGTGTGCCACCATATTGAATTGTTGAcaataattacaatgaaaAGAAG TTTGCCGTCAGAATTTGATCCTGTGGGAGCGAGAGAAACAGTTAAAACTAATGTGAATCATTTGATTAATAGc ATGACGCCTTATTTAAACGGAAACATGGGTACTGTGGGAGAAGGGACAAGCAAGTCTTTGAATACGAAAATGAATGAG ATCAAAGACGAAGGGCTGGACCAAAAACGCTCGAATTTCTTCGGG AAATCTCTGGTGGAGAGAACATATTTTTTCACCGGAAGTCCAGACCGACTCATAAAATGGAACAGGATTTTCAAGCATCGCTGCTTTTTTGAAGTAATCg CTCCTTTAGTTTCGTCGAGAGAGGGCCCCGTCAATCTCCAAGTAATAATTTTGCTGAAAGAGAAGAAGGGGCCCATACTGCAAGTCATTCATTATTTAAATCACGACGTGATAGACGAAGATTTCACTGTGGGGCAGACGTTGAG GTGTGTGGGATACATGTCTGGTCCAAACACTATGACAGCAATCAGCATTCGAGCAGCAACTGCAGAAGAAGTGGGGACGTTGAAGCGGTACTGCTACATCGGGGATTTTACAATTTCAGGTCTGATTAATGCCGAAGAGACAATGAcacaaacttaa
- the LOC138138375 gene encoding putative inorganic phosphate cotransporter isoform X1, with protein sequence MTEKEAKMSQVEEARQDEEIKAPDAWYGVRHTQVLLCFLLLSIAYSMRVNLSVAIVAMTDKTTSPNPDIPTYDWDDKSVVLSSFFWGYVVLQVFAGQFGKMYGPRWFLVVSMVVNSIVCILTPVIADNLGSKGVMGCRVIQGLFQGFIFPSVHNILGKWAPTPERSRLGTFVYSGSSFGTIIAMPITGLISASWVGWPVSFYVFGSMGLLWVVLWVLLGSNSPQDHKSITEEERYYIEASLGQQDHKIVPTPWKAIVTSMPMWAVIVGNFGQNWGYATLLTEIPNYMNKIMNFDMQSNSLLSAAPYLALWILCFVFGPISDYLINNKILSRGTVRKIFNTIGTCGPAIALVALGFVPNDQSTLSVILLILVVGINAAVFCGFQVNHIDLAPNHAGTMMGITNGFSNIFSIIAPLVVQVVVYDETDKSLWRIIFIISSCIYVASAIFYIIFAAGEIQYWNDAIEPESTTENDDKLENEERTKF encoded by the exons ATGCTTGGTACGGCGTGCGACACACCCAAGTCCTCTTATGTTTCCTCCTCTTGTCCATCGCGTATTCCATGAGGGTGAACCTTTCGGTGGCGATAGTCGCCATGACGGACAAGACCACGTCACCAAACCCCGACATTCCC ACCTACGACTGGGACGACAAAAGCGTAGTCCTTTCCTCGTTCTTTTGGGGCTACGTCGTCCTTCAAGTTTTCGCTGGACAGTTCGGCAAAATGTACGGACCACGATGGTTTCTTGTCGTCTCAATGGTGGTGAATTCCATCGTCTGCATTCTGACACCCGTGATAGCTGACAATTTGGGCTCGAAAGGTGTGATGGGGTGCAGAGTGATCCAAGGACTGTTCCAAGGGTTCATTTTTCCGTCGGTTCACAACATCCTAGGGAAGTGGGCACCGACGCCGGAACGCTCCCGACTTGGAACTTTCGTTTATTCGG GCTCGTCGTTTGGGACTATAATCGCGATGCCCATAACTGGACTGATTTCGGCGAGTTGGGTCGGCTGGCCTGTCAGTTTTTACGTTTTCGGGTCGATGGGTCTCCTCTGGGTAGTCCTGTGGGTTTTGCTGGGCTCTAACAGTCCGCAGGACCACAAGAGTATAACAGAAGAGGAAAGGTACTACATCGAAGCCAGTCTGGGCCAGCAGGACCACAAGATCGTACCTACACCCTGGAAGGCGATCGTCACGTCGATGCCCATGTGGGCCGTGATCGTCGGAAACTTCGGACAGAACTGGGGCTACGCCACTCTCCTCACCGAGATTCCCAACTACATGAACAAGATCATGAATTTCGACATGCAATC AAACAGCCTCCTCTCGGCAGCTCCCTATCTAGCTCTGTGGATTTTGTGCTTCGTCTTTGGCCCCATTTCAGACTACTTGATCAACAACAAGATTTTGTCTCGAGGCACCGTGAGAAAAATCTTCAACACAATCG GCACGTGCGGCCCCGCTATAGCGCTGGTCGCTCTCGGGTTTGTCCCCAACGACCAGTCGACGCTCTCCGTCATCCTTCTCATCTTAGTGGTAGGAATTAACGCGGCAGTCTTCTGCGGCTTTCAAGTCAACCACATCGACTTGGCCCCCAATCATGCCGGCACGATGATGGGGATCACGAACGGCTTTTCCAACATCTTCTCGATCATAGCCCCACTAGTGGTCCAAGTTGTGGTCTACGACGAAACGGACAAGTCCTTGTGGAGGATCATTTTCATCATATCGTCCTGCATCTACGTCGCCTCGGCCATCTTCTACATAATCTTCGCGGCCGGGGAAATTCAGTATTGGAACGACGCCATCGAGCCCGAATCCACGACCGAGAACGACGACAAGCTGGAGAACGAAGAGAGAACGaagttttaa
- the LOC138138375 gene encoding putative inorganic phosphate cotransporter isoform X2: protein MRVNLSVAIVAMTDKTTSPNPDIPTYDWDDKSVVLSSFFWGYVVLQVFAGQFGKMYGPRWFLVVSMVVNSIVCILTPVIADNLGSKGVMGCRVIQGLFQGFIFPSVHNILGKWAPTPERSRLGTFVYSGSSFGTIIAMPITGLISASWVGWPVSFYVFGSMGLLWVVLWVLLGSNSPQDHKSITEEERYYIEASLGQQDHKIVPTPWKAIVTSMPMWAVIVGNFGQNWGYATLLTEIPNYMNKIMNFDMQSNSLLSAAPYLALWILCFVFGPISDYLINNKILSRGTVRKIFNTIGTCGPAIALVALGFVPNDQSTLSVILLILVVGINAAVFCGFQVNHIDLAPNHAGTMMGITNGFSNIFSIIAPLVVQVVVYDETDKSLWRIIFIISSCIYVASAIFYIIFAAGEIQYWNDAIEPESTTENDDKLENEERTKF, encoded by the exons ATGAGGGTGAACCTTTCGGTGGCGATAGTCGCCATGACGGACAAGACCACGTCACCAAACCCCGACATTCCC ACCTACGACTGGGACGACAAAAGCGTAGTCCTTTCCTCGTTCTTTTGGGGCTACGTCGTCCTTCAAGTTTTCGCTGGACAGTTCGGCAAAATGTACGGACCACGATGGTTTCTTGTCGTCTCAATGGTGGTGAATTCCATCGTCTGCATTCTGACACCCGTGATAGCTGACAATTTGGGCTCGAAAGGTGTGATGGGGTGCAGAGTGATCCAAGGACTGTTCCAAGGGTTCATTTTTCCGTCGGTTCACAACATCCTAGGGAAGTGGGCACCGACGCCGGAACGCTCCCGACTTGGAACTTTCGTTTATTCGG GCTCGTCGTTTGGGACTATAATCGCGATGCCCATAACTGGACTGATTTCGGCGAGTTGGGTCGGCTGGCCTGTCAGTTTTTACGTTTTCGGGTCGATGGGTCTCCTCTGGGTAGTCCTGTGGGTTTTGCTGGGCTCTAACAGTCCGCAGGACCACAAGAGTATAACAGAAGAGGAAAGGTACTACATCGAAGCCAGTCTGGGCCAGCAGGACCACAAGATCGTACCTACACCCTGGAAGGCGATCGTCACGTCGATGCCCATGTGGGCCGTGATCGTCGGAAACTTCGGACAGAACTGGGGCTACGCCACTCTCCTCACCGAGATTCCCAACTACATGAACAAGATCATGAATTTCGACATGCAATC AAACAGCCTCCTCTCGGCAGCTCCCTATCTAGCTCTGTGGATTTTGTGCTTCGTCTTTGGCCCCATTTCAGACTACTTGATCAACAACAAGATTTTGTCTCGAGGCACCGTGAGAAAAATCTTCAACACAATCG GCACGTGCGGCCCCGCTATAGCGCTGGTCGCTCTCGGGTTTGTCCCCAACGACCAGTCGACGCTCTCCGTCATCCTTCTCATCTTAGTGGTAGGAATTAACGCGGCAGTCTTCTGCGGCTTTCAAGTCAACCACATCGACTTGGCCCCCAATCATGCCGGCACGATGATGGGGATCACGAACGGCTTTTCCAACATCTTCTCGATCATAGCCCCACTAGTGGTCCAAGTTGTGGTCTACGACGAAACGGACAAGTCCTTGTGGAGGATCATTTTCATCATATCGTCCTGCATCTACGTCGCCTCGGCCATCTTCTACATAATCTTCGCGGCCGGGGAAATTCAGTATTGGAACGACGCCATCGAGCCCGAATCCACGACCGAGAACGACGACAAGCTGGAGAACGAAGAGAGAACGaagttttaa
- the LOC138138591 gene encoding LOW QUALITY PROTEIN: uncharacterized protein (The sequence of the model RefSeq protein was modified relative to this genomic sequence to represent the inferred CDS: substituted 1 base at 1 genomic stop codon), which translates to MNTKRLTNKWTEWVKSIPIRLKKPYKFLVYTVTAVIILAIIGVIIYFLVKNNSDSERLARGAVVTNGHTCAQIGASILEKGGSAVEAAIAAMFCEGVAMPQSMGLGGGFIMTIYDKKKDVSKTLNARETAPAAATEDMYGGDSSLSTKGGLAVAVPGELRGYWEAYHKYGQNIPWADLVQPTIDLCKNGILVTKYLDKLYSSQLENLKKDKLLSEAFIDPATGKTYVEGQYVKRPRLAKTLELIAKEGADVLYNGSLTESFVQDIRDNNGIITVEDMRNYRPEWQRSIKIELPFNQVLYTAPLPGSGVILGFIMNILSGFLDYSQPTSITNWQKIIESFKYGYGKRTELGDIDINSLIQNLTSPDYAARIREQISISSTWQDPEHYGAKTVQPEDHGTAHVSVLAPNGDAVSATSTINLYFGAGFMSDSTGIILNDEMDDFSSPNITNSFDMPPSVANFIKAGKRPLSSMSPSIVVDQNGTVQLVVGAAGGTKITTSVAQITIKNLWFDVDIQEAVSDRRLHHQLFPMEVELENPYSDDEEFVEALRKIGHVCTISAPSSGFSAVTAISRKGDVMRTATDKRRSGEGVIVYNTIQFEKLWTRTMSSLKTLLRTFSTMTNRSPRGAVAASGYKCAQIGAAILEKGGSAVDAAIASMLGEGVAVPNTMGLGGGFIMTVYIKDKGVVETLDAREVAPGGASEDMFCGDSSLSTKGGLAVAVPGELKGYWEVYKKYGGKVPWRDVVQPTIDLCNDGILVTEFVERVSLADTELLKNDECLRETFIDPKTNRPYPRGHCVTRPRLAKTLELIAENGADVLYDGSLTANFVQDICEKGGIITTEDMKNYKPEWRTPVKASLPCDRTLYTSPLPGSGVVLTLILNILGDFLDCSQPSSLTNWQRIVESFKFGFGRRTELGDPSFADFTNVSGTLAFNNHFNXLVADLTSTSYAKDIRSKISDSRTCQNPDYYGAHITPPGHGTANICVLAPNGDAVAATSSINLDFGAGFMSKSTGIILNNVMDDFSSPSIISSYHMPPSEVNYIKPGKRPLSSMCPTVILGNNCDVEMVIGAAGGPKIITSITLALIKHLWYGVGIQAAVSDKRLHHQLFPMLIEFEESYKNDVDLLKALHEIGHDYKLTPSIGFNAVTAISRKGGVLEAAIDPRRGGEKVFVY; encoded by the exons ATGAATACCAAACGCCTGACGAACAAATGGACTGAATGGGTTAAAAGCATACCTATACG acTCAAGAAACCGTACAAGTTTTTGGTCTACACCGTCACCGCTGTCATAATCCTTGCCATTATCGGCGTAATCATCTACTTTCTAGTCAAAAACAACAGCGACAGCGAGCGACTAGCCAGAGGGGCCGTCGTAACAAATGGCCACACGTGCGCCCAAATCGGAGCCTCCATCTTGGAAAAAGGGGGGTCGGCCGTCGAGGCGGCGATCGCCGCTATGTTCTGCGAAGGGGTGGCGATGCCCCAGAGCATGGGACTCGGTGGCGGCTTCATCATGACTATATACGACAAGAAGAAAGACGTTTCGAAAACTTTGAACGCTAGAGAGACCGCGCCGGCGGCGGCAACTGAAGATATGTACGGTGGGGACAGCAGTTTATCGACCAAAGGAGGACTGGCGGTGGCGGTACCAGGTGAACTGAGAGGATACTGGGAGGCGTATCACAAGTATGGACAGAACATCCCGTGGGCAGATTTGGTGCAACCTACCATAGACTTGTGCAAGAATGGAATTCTCGTAACGAAATATCTGGATAAGTTGTACTCGAGCCAGTTGGAGAATCTGAAGAAGGACAAGCTGCTCAG TGAGGCTTTTATAGACCCGGCCACCGGCAAGACCTACGTCGAAGGTCAGTACGTCAAGAGACCGAGGCTTGCCAAGACGTTGGAGCTGATCGCGAAAGAAGGAGCCGACGTCTTGTACAACGGAAGCTTGACAGAGAGTTTTGTCCAAGACATACGCGACAACAACGGAATCATCACTGTCGAGGACATGAGAAACTACAG ACCCGAGTGGCAAAGATCCATCAAAATTGAGCTGCCTTTCAACCAAGTACTGTACACGGCTCCTCTGCCCGGCTCCGGAGTCATCCTCGGCTTCATCATGAACATCCTCAGTGGCTTCTTGGACTACTCTCAACCCACATCCATCACAAACTGGCAGAAAATCATCGAGAGCTTCAAGTACGGTTACGGCAAGAGAACCGAATTGGGAGATATCGACATCAACAGC TTGATTCAGAATCTCACTTCTCCGGATTACGCAGCGAGGATCCGGGAACAGATCTCGATCAGTAGTACTTGGCAAGATCCGGAGCACTACGGGGCGAAGACCGTTCAACCGGAGGATCACGGTACCGCTCACGTGTCGGTCTTGGCGCCCAACGGAGACGCGGTTTCGGCCACGAGCACCATCAATCTCTA TTTCGGGGCCGGGTTTATGTCCGACAGCACCGGAATAATCCTAAACGACGAGATGGACGATTTTTCGTCGCCCAACATCACCAACAGTTTTGACATGCCGCCTTCGGTCGCCAATTTTATCAAAGCGGGAAAGAGGCCGCTGTCATCGATGTCCCCCTCTATCGTGGTGGACCAAAACGGAACTGTCCAACTGGTCGTGGGGGCAGCCGgaggaacaaaaattaccacgTCCGTCGCGCAG ATCACGATTAAGAACTTGTGGTTCGACGTTGACATTCAGGAGGCAGTTTCGGACAGACGGCTCCACCATCAACTCTTCCCGATGGAGGTCGAGTTGGAAAATCCGTATAGCGAC GATGAGGAGTTTGTGGAGGCTCTACGTAAGATAGGTCATGTGTGCACTATATCTGCACCGAGCAGTGGTTTTTCTGCGGTGACCGCAATTTCACGGAAAGGAGATGTCATGAGGACCGCTACGGACAAGCGGAGGTCGGGCGAGGGGGTTATCGTTTAC AACACaattcaatttgaaaaattatggaCGAGAACCATGTCGAGCCTGAAGACCCTACTCCGAACCTTCTCCACGATGACAAATCGCTCCCCCAGGGGTGCCGTTGCTGCAAGTGGGTACAAGTGTGCCCAAATTGGAGccgccatattggaaaaaGGTGGTTCAGCTGTAGATGCCGCTATCGCGTCCATGCTCGGCGAAGGTGTTGCTGTACCAAACACGATGGGGTTGGGGGGCGGCTTCATCATGACCGTCTACATAAAAGATAAAGGGGTGGTGGAAACACTAGACGCAAGAGAAGTCGCTCCGGGGGGCGCCAGTGAAGATATGTTTTGTGGCGACAGCAGTCTGTCGACTAAAGGGGGACTGGCGGTCGCCGTCCCCGGGGAATTGAAAGGGTACTGGGAagtctataaaaaatatggaGGGAAAGTACCGTGGAGAGATGTCGTCCAGCCAACCATAGACTTGTGTAACGACGGGATTCTAGTAACAGAATTTGTGGAAAGGGTGTCTTTAGCGGATACGGAGTTGTTGAAGAACGACGAGTGTCTCAG GGAAACTTTCATCGACCCTAAAACCAACAGACCCTATCCCCGCGGTCACTGCGTCACGAGGCCAAGACTAGCCAAGACATTAGAACTGATTGCGGAAAATGGAGCCGATGTTTTGTACGACGGAAGCTTGACAGCGAATTTTGTGCAAGACATATGTGAAAAAGGGGGGATTATTACCACCGAAGACATGAAAAACTACAA GCCCGAATGGAGGACACCTGTCAAGGCCAGTCTCCCTTGCGACCGGACCCTCTACACTTCTCCCTTACCTGGATCTGGAGTCGTTCTCACCTTGATCCTGAACATTCTGGGCGACTTTCTCGACTGTTCCCAACCCTCATCCTTGACCAACTGGCAGCGAATCGTCGAAAGCTTCAAGTTTGGCTTTGGTCGAAGGACCGAACTCGGCGATCCCTCTTTCGCCGATTTTACCAACGTAAGTGGTACCCTAGCATTTAACAATCATTTCAACTAGTTGGTTGCCGATCTAACCTCGACGAGTTACGCCAAAGACATCAGGAGCAAGATCTCCGACAGCAGAACCTGCCAGAATCCGGACTATTACGGGGCACACATAACACCACCAGGACACGGTACTGCCAACATCTGCGTCCTCGCACCCAACGGAGACGCCGTCGCGGCGACTAGCAGCATCAACCTCGA TTTTGGGGCGGGTTTCATGTCGAAGAGTACCGGAATCATTCTGAACAACGTAATGGACGACTTTTCCTCGCCTAGTATTATCAGCAGCTATCACATGCCCCCGTCAGAGGTCAATTACATCAAACCGGGAAAGAGACCGCTGTCCTCGATGTGTCCCACTGTCATTCTCGGAAACAATTGCGACGTGGAGATGGTAATCGGGGCTGCAGGAGGCCCCAAAATTATCACGTCGATCACGCTG GCACTCATCAAGCATCTGTGGTACGGCGTCGGCATTCAGGCCGCAGTTTCTGACAAGCGACTGCACCACCAACTGTTCCCGATGTTGATCGAGTTCGAGGAGTCGTACAAAAAT GACGTGGATTTGTTGAAAGCTCTCCACGAGATCGGACATGACTACAAACTGACACCCAGTATCGGATTCAACGCTGTCACGGCGATCTCGCGGAAAGGGGGAGTTCTGGAGGCGGCAATCGACCCCAGAAGAGGTGGAGAAAAGGTTTTCGTGTACTAA
- the geminin gene encoding geminin, which yields MKTGIKTDAQDQKENLKNTRKTLKVLQKTAGDKENLVGRLINEKDIKLAHSNYKQEVKRKQLEDKSVQTGECTITAADLTSEEPSADYWKRLAEKREDLLNESFQENERLKETIDALQEENRICKEMLDESKNLVEVLQEMLEEGDASAENTEDTN from the exons atgaagacTGGAATTAAAACTGACGCACAGGACCAAAAG GAGAACTTGAAGAACACGAGAAAAACGCTAAAAGTTTTACAAAAGACAGCTGGCGACAAGGAGAATTTGGTGggcagattgattaacgaaAAAGACATCAAATTGGCGCA TTCAAACTACAAACAAGAAGTGAAGCGCAAGCAACTGGAAGACAAGTCGGTCCAGACTGGCGAATGCACGATCACCGCCGCGGACTTGACTTCAGAGGAACCCAGTGCAGATTATTGGAAACGGCTCGCAGAAAAGCGTGAAGACCTGTTGAATGAGAGTTTTCAGGAAAATGAGCGCCTTAAAGAAACCATTGACGCACTCCAGGAGGAGAACAGGATCTGCAAGGAAATGTTGGATGAATCCAAAAACCTTGTGGAAGTTCTTCAA GAAATGCTAGAAGAAGGCGACGCAAGCGCGGAAAATACTGAAGATACAAACTAA